Proteins encoded within one genomic window of Perognathus longimembris pacificus isolate PPM17 chromosome 28, ASM2315922v1, whole genome shotgun sequence:
- the LOC125344076 gene encoding melanoma-associated antigen 10-like has translation MRVEEDTGSPPTKGIGFRTPKSHHCILYHTGTTGGMESGGLPSLPYFSHTSFNISALANYGSHSTAGSSVGHKSRKRRKRSSSTEEDSSDSESSPSSEIDEKVNDLVYFLLLKYQTKELVTRAEIVERVMKNFQGSFTLVLNEAIECLQLVFGLDLNEVDPINHTYDLVTALGITYDGMEAEVHGVPKTGLLIFILSLIFIDDKCVPEEEIWKVLGMIGVRPDSYHHIYGNPGKLILEEFVQEQYIEYRQVPNSFPPCYEFLWGPRVLAESTLMKFLQFLSSLIGSEPSSFPIWYEEALRDEIERAQARPPETDASAIGIAVAPDIYNLESISGYYPTEGQAGARNTV, from the exons ATGAGAGTAGAAGAGGACACAGGCAGCCCCCCCACAAAAGGCATAGGATTCCGCACACCCAAATCCCATCACTGCATACTTTATCACACTGGTACCACTGGCGGCATGGAGTCAGGAGGGTTACCAAGCTTACCCTACTTTTCCCATACTTCCTTCAATATTTCTGCTTTGGCAAACTATGGGAGTCACAGCACAGCTGGGAG TTCTGTGGGACACAAGTCTAGAAAACGAAGAAAGCGCTCTTCAAGCACTGAAGAAGATTCATCTGACTCAGAGTCTTCGCCCTCAAGTGAAATAGATGAAAAGGTGAATGATTTGGTATACTTCTTGCTCCTCAAGTATCAAACGAAGGAGCTTGTTACTAGGGCAGAAATTGTGGAAAGAGTCATGAAAAATTTCCAGGGAAGCTTCACTTTGGTCTTGAATGAAGCCATTGAGTGCTTGCAGCTGGTCTTTGGTCTTGATTTGAATGAAGTGGACCCCATTAACCACACCTATGATCTAGTTACTGCCCTGGGTATCACATATGATGGGATGGAAGCTGAAGTCCACGGTGTGCCCAAAACAGGTCTCTTGATATTTATTTTGAGCCTAATTTTCATAGATGACAAGTGTGTTCCAGAAGAGGAGATTTGGAAAGTGCTGGGTATGATAGGGGTACGTCCTGATAGCTACCACCACATCTATGGAAATCCTGGGAAGCTTATCCTGGAAGAATTTGTGCAGGAGCAGTATATAGAGTACAGGCAAGTGCCCAACAGTTTTCCTCCTTGTTATGAGTTCCTTTGGGGACCAAGGGTCCTGGCAGAAAGCACCCTAATGAAATTTCTGCAGTTTTTGTCCAGTCTGATTGGGAGTGAACCCAGCTCTTTCCCCATATGGTATGAGGAGGCATTGAGAGATGAGATCGAGCGAGCCCAGGCTAGACCTCCTGAAACAGATGCTAGTGCaataggtattgctgttgccccAGACATTTACAACCTGGAGAGCATTAGTGGCTACTACCCTACAGAAGGGCAGGCTGGGGCTAGAAATACAGTGTAA